One part of the Glycine soja cultivar W05 chromosome 11, ASM419377v2, whole genome shotgun sequence genome encodes these proteins:
- the LOC114377199 gene encoding putative phosphatidylglycerol/phosphatidylinositol transfer protein DDB_G0282179, whose translation MEFQFLPRFYLLVSLSILFLAPFHAQAKIKVTYCDKKADYAVKVSGVEISPNPVVSGQAATFKISATSGKAIYGGEVVIGVSYVGVPVHTERIDLCEEVTCPVANGNFLISHTQTLPAITPPGPYSLKMTLKDDREEVLTCVKFNFKIVFGSFVSDM comes from the exons ATGGAATTTCAGTTTCTTCCCAGATTCTACCTTCTTGTTTCCTTATCCATTCTGTTCCTTGCACCCTTTCACGCTCAAGCTAAAATTAAAGTGACTTACTGCG ATAAGAAGGCAGACTATGCTGTGAAGGTGTCTGGAGTTGAAATATCACCAAACCCTGTGGTGAGTGGCCAGGCGGCTACCTTTAAGATCTCAGCAACTTCTg GTAAAGCTATTTATGGTGGAGAGGTGGTAATTGGAGTTTCATACGTTGGGGTGCCAGTCCATACTGAAAGAATTGATCTTTGTGAAGAAGTAACCTGTCCTGTTGCTAATGGCAATTTTCTGATTTCTCACACCCAAACATTGCCTGCAATTACTCCACCG GGACCCTACTCTCTGAAGATGACATTGAAGGATGATCGGGAGGAGGTGTTAACTTGcgttaagtttaattttaaaattgtttttggaTCTTTTGTGTCTGATATGTAA